A section of the Candidatus Desulfarcum epimagneticum genome encodes:
- a CDS encoding TRAP C4-dicarboxylate transporter: protein MRVLEKINDWVNRILVFMGGIFLVAMMALTCSNIFFRMVWVPVKGTFELMGYFGALAAAFALGHTQMKKGHIAVDVLLNSFPAKVRAFFRVVNHAVCAVFFFIVAWQVALKAANLMRTHEVTETLRIIYYPFTYAVAFGCLVLSFGLFVDFMSSFFPKKGGES from the coding sequence ATGCGTGTCCTGGAAAAAATCAATGACTGGGTGAACCGGATCCTGGTGTTCATGGGTGGGATTTTCCTGGTGGCCATGATGGCGCTGACGTGCTCGAATATTTTTTTTCGCATGGTCTGGGTGCCGGTCAAGGGGACCTTTGAGCTGATGGGATATTTCGGGGCGCTGGCGGCGGCCTTTGCCCTGGGCCACACCCAGATGAAAAAAGGCCACATCGCCGTGGATGTGCTGCTCAATTCCTTCCCGGCCAAAGTCCGGGCCTTTTTCCGCGTTGTCAACCACGCGGTGTGCGCCGTCTTTTTTTTCATTGTGGCGTGGCAGGTCGCGCTTAAAGCCGCCAATCTCATGAGGACCCATGAGGTGACCGAGACGCTTCGGATCATTTATTATCCCTTCACCTACGCGGTGGCCTTCGGATGTCTGGTTTTGTCCTTCGGGCTTTTCGTGGATTTTATGTCGTCTTTTTTTCCAAAAAAAGGAGGAGAAAGTTGA
- a CDS encoding C4-dicarboxylate ABC transporter permease produces the protein MSLAFVGVSGIVILLLILFLFGMPVGFAMALVGFLGFCYVVSFKAGLNMVGSVLWETFSKYGLTVIPLFILMGQVAFYSGVNEKLYQAAYRWVGHIRGGLAMATVAACSAFAAICGSNAATAATMTTVALPQMDKYKYNPRLSAGAIACGSTLGVVIPPSVVLIIIGLSTEQSIARLFYGGIGAGALLTLLLALSIYLICRIHPDWGPAGPKTTFMEKIASLSGAFEMIVLFSLVMAGLYFGFFTPAEAGAVGSLFAILITAAQRRLSWKGFVAAVSDTLRVSCMVMVIVAGAMIFGRFLAVTRIPFDIASWVAGLPISGWGVMAIIFTVYIIGGAVMDALALLLITIPIFFPVAIQLGYDPVWFGVTITVVTTLGAVTPPVGATTYVVGGMAKGLPLEEVFKGVAYFLPAYVLCVILLMLFPGLVLIPAGFLR, from the coding sequence TTGAGTCTTGCGTTTGTGGGCGTTTCGGGGATTGTGATTCTTCTTCTAATCCTTTTTCTGTTCGGCATGCCGGTGGGCTTTGCCATGGCCCTGGTGGGATTTTTGGGATTTTGTTATGTGGTGTCCTTCAAGGCCGGGCTGAACATGGTCGGCTCTGTGTTATGGGAAACCTTTTCCAAATACGGCCTCACCGTGATCCCGCTTTTTATTCTCATGGGACAGGTGGCGTTTTATTCCGGGGTCAATGAAAAACTCTACCAGGCGGCCTACAGGTGGGTGGGGCACATCCGGGGCGGTCTGGCCATGGCCACGGTGGCGGCCTGCTCCGCCTTTGCCGCCATATGCGGCTCCAACGCCGCCACCGCCGCCACCATGACCACCGTGGCCCTGCCCCAGATGGACAAGTACAAATACAACCCCAGGCTCAGCGCCGGAGCCATCGCATGCGGGTCCACCCTGGGGGTGGTGATTCCCCCCAGCGTGGTGCTGATCATCATCGGGCTGTCCACCGAACAGTCCATCGCCCGTCTTTTTTATGGCGGAATCGGGGCCGGGGCCCTGCTTACGCTGCTTCTGGCTCTTTCCATATACCTGATCTGCCGGATTCATCCCGACTGGGGGCCGGCGGGGCCGAAAACGACTTTTATGGAGAAAATCGCCTCCCTTTCCGGCGCCTTTGAGATGATCGTTCTTTTTTCCCTGGTGATGGCCGGCCTTTATTTCGGCTTTTTCACCCCGGCCGAGGCCGGGGCCGTGGGGTCCCTGTTCGCGATCCTGATCACCGCCGCCCAGAGACGTCTGAGCTGGAAGGGGTTTGTGGCGGCCGTGAGCGACACCCTCCGGGTGTCATGCATGGTGATGGTGATCGTGGCCGGGGCCATGATATTCGGCCGGTTTCTGGCCGTTACCCGGATTCCCTTTGACATCGCGTCCTGGGTTGCCGGGCTTCCCATCAGCGGCTGGGGGGTCATGGCCATCATATTCACCGTTTATATCATCGGCGGGGCGGTCATGGACGCTTTGGCGCTGCTTTTGATCACCATCCCGATTTTTTTCCCGGTGGCCATCCAGCTCGGATACGATCCGGTGTGGTTCGGGGTGACCATCACCGTGGTCACCACCCTGGGTGCCGTCACCCCGCCGGTGGGCGCCACCACCTATGTGGTGGGGGGAATGGCCAAGGGGCTTCCCCTTGAGGAGGTGTTCAAAGGGGTGGCCTATTTCCTGCCCGCCTATGTGCTGTGCGTCATTTTGCTGATGCTTTTCCCGGGGCTTGTGCTGATCCCGGCGGGATTTTTAAGATAA
- a CDS encoding conserved hypothetical protein (Evidence 4 : Unknown function but conserved in other organisms), translating to MPKNIQEDINILVQLQDVENKIQVIRGGLEAEETKIQGLDSGLDAASKELETLEEKVAELKALRREYESDADLFSESIQKSNVKLSSVKTNKEYQSVLKEIEDIKQRSSENDEKMILCMEEIDQAEKDLALKHADHKEVSRRIENEKKAIREESESDRLALEKLEKESRGISERANPAILGQFLNIKKCANGVAISRVVDAICQGCNMNIPPQTYNELQACDSLRQCPFCQRIIYWKKEE from the coding sequence ATGCCGAAAAACATTCAGGAAGACATCAATATCCTGGTTCAGCTTCAGGATGTGGAGAATAAAATACAAGTCATCAGGGGAGGCCTTGAGGCCGAGGAAACGAAAATCCAGGGTCTGGACTCCGGGCTGGACGCCGCCTCAAAAGAGCTTGAGACGCTGGAGGAAAAGGTGGCCGAACTCAAAGCCCTGCGCCGGGAATACGAATCCGACGCCGATCTTTTTTCCGAATCGATTCAAAAAAGCAATGTGAAGCTGTCCTCGGTCAAGACCAACAAGGAATACCAGTCCGTTTTAAAAGAGATTGAGGACATTAAGCAAAGAAGCTCCGAAAACGATGAGAAGATGATTCTTTGCATGGAGGAAATCGACCAGGCGGAGAAAGACCTGGCGCTTAAACACGCGGATCACAAAGAAGTCTCCCGGCGGATCGAAAACGAGAAAAAGGCCATCCGGGAAGAGAGCGAAAGCGACCGTCTGGCGCTTGAAAAGCTTGAGAAAGAGAGCCGGGGGATCTCCGAGCGGGCGAATCCCGCGATATTGGGCCAGTTCTTAAACATCAAAAAATGCGCCAATGGCGTGGCCATCTCCAGGGTGGTGGACGCCATCTGCCAGGGATGCAACATGAATATCCCTCCCCAGACCTACAATGAGCTTCAGGCCTGCGACAGCTTGAGGCAGTGCCCCTTCTGCCAGCGCATCATTTACTGGAAAAAAGAGGAATAA
- a CDS encoding exported hypothetical protein (Evidence 5 : Unknown function) codes for MKLNKVLSFMAFTVILFGASHYSNADVNGLRKFSEYQCADHVITSSHSGFSGGNLCALTDGVMAPQGTPWDHSETNVWWENDDAHFIISYGRATRVWDFQIQAGCDDQYRIEYSKDGEEYTILGVLGPSCEADEDGVIKTASSHPESPYYVEGMFPDENRGVEAEFLRISAFEGDGRYAVSEFQTIDESFGFYKTYPRSLSPFPLPPKPVFLPGDSIIANIPCDIISSQEPFLSTEKLTDGVFAPDRLKWTHPENFSWHKETDYGRSLRYFLFELPEPADIYNINVQVDNNDSYLIEYSIDGENYEFLAIVDPSHRKPDVRWGMKTVSSHPESPYYVEGMFPNDKRGVTARFLRISAFGGDNEYAVNEFQVFDEPINPVQIDPVQMYQNSTGMNFVAYVPDAPILSGITILEDPLEDPGAAKNIKSVFSFGDSSGDASTDSAVYIRHARPEIYFQTTEVTQRQWRAVMGYNASHFDECGEDCPVGNVSFKEALEFIDELNQLENGSGFVYRLPTKKEYVLMRQYFKRTKIPMKGAGLRLVMVPASRGVDYPWHLDP; via the coding sequence ATGAAGCTAAATAAAGTGTTGTCTTTTATGGCATTCACTGTGATTTTGTTCGGGGCTTCCCACTATTCAAACGCGGACGTTAATGGTCTTCGAAAATTTTCGGAATATCAATGCGCCGATCATGTAATCACGTCGTCCCATTCCGGCTTTTCGGGCGGAAATTTATGCGCCCTGACGGATGGCGTCATGGCGCCTCAAGGAACGCCCTGGGACCACAGCGAAACCAACGTTTGGTGGGAAAACGACGACGCCCATTTTATCATCTCCTATGGAAGAGCCACACGCGTTTGGGATTTTCAGATCCAGGCCGGCTGCGACGATCAATACCGAATTGAATATTCGAAGGACGGGGAAGAATATACAATATTAGGCGTTTTAGGGCCATCTTGCGAAGCGGATGAGGATGGAGTGATAAAAACCGCGAGTTCCCACCCCGAAAGTCCCTATTATGTCGAAGGCATGTTTCCGGATGAAAATCGCGGCGTGGAGGCCGAATTTTTGCGAATATCGGCTTTTGAAGGCGACGGCCGATATGCGGTGAGCGAATTTCAGACGATTGATGAATCTTTTGGTTTTTACAAAACATATCCTCGCTCTCTATCTCCCTTTCCCCTCCCGCCGAAGCCCGTTTTTCTTCCCGGCGATTCGATCATCGCAAACATCCCATGCGACATAATAAGTTCGCAAGAGCCATTTCTTTCCACTGAAAAACTGACAGACGGCGTTTTTGCCCCTGACCGGCTGAAATGGACCCATCCTGAAAATTTTTCCTGGCACAAAGAGACCGACTACGGAAGGAGCCTGCGGTATTTTCTCTTTGAACTTCCCGAACCGGCGGACATTTACAATATCAATGTTCAAGTGGACAACAACGACTCATACCTGATTGAATATTCCATAGACGGAGAAAATTATGAGTTCCTGGCGATTGTTGATCCTTCCCACAGGAAGCCCGATGTGAGATGGGGAATGAAAACGGTCAGCTCCCACCCCGAAAGCCCCTATTATGTCGAAGGCATGTTTCCGAATGACAAACGTGGCGTGACCGCCAGATTTTTGAGGATATCGGCCTTTGGCGGCGACAATGAGTATGCCGTCAACGAATTTCAGGTGTTTGACGAACCGATTAATCCGGTTCAAATTGATCCGGTTCAAATGTATCAAAATTCAACAGGAATGAATTTTGTCGCTTATGTGCCTGACGCGCCAATCCTTTCGGGTATTACTATTTTGGAAGACCCGTTGGAAGACCCGGGCGCCGCGAAAAACATTAAAAGTGTTTTTTCTTTCGGGGACTCTTCAGGAGACGCCTCGACGGACTCCGCCGTTTATATTCGACACGCTCGGCCTGAAATATATTTTCAGACGACAGAGGTGACCCAGAGGCAGTGGCGCGCTGTGATGGGATACAACGCCTCCCACTTCGACGAATGCGGAGAGGACTGCCCTGTTGGAAATGTTTCCTTTAAAGAGGCTCTTGAATTTATAGATGAATTAAACCAATTAGAGAATGGGAGCGGATTCGTATATCGGCTTCCCACAAAAAAGGAATACGTCTTGATGCGCCAATATTTCAAAAGGACAAAAATTCCCATGAAAGGCGCCGGTCTCCGCCTTGTGATGGTCCCAGCCAGCCGAGGAGTCGATTATCCGTGGCATCTCGATCCATAA
- a CDS encoding Isochorismatase, producing the protein MDEKEKTALLIIDMVKDNFDESKKMPITFLAKETIGPINALIREIRKSGGPVVFSTDAFQKEDFIFTGRLRPHSLAGTEGAEVIDELDMGPDDLWLPKPRFSAFFGTDLAKWLRERDVTRCAVAGIATHICVLSTAMDAVCHDFKTAILEDCSASYSKEIHEKTLGLYRKNPLAPLLRVAASKDIMEEL; encoded by the coding sequence ATGGACGAAAAAGAAAAAACCGCGCTTTTGATCATCGACATGGTGAAGGACAATTTTGACGAGAGCAAAAAGATGCCCATCACCTTTCTGGCCAAAGAGACCATCGGCCCCATCAACGCGCTGATCCGGGAAATCAGGAAGTCGGGCGGGCCTGTGGTGTTTTCCACCGACGCCTTTCAAAAGGAGGATTTTATCTTTACGGGCCGTTTGAGGCCCCATTCCCTGGCGGGAACCGAAGGCGCCGAGGTGATTGACGAGCTGGACATGGGGCCGGACGATCTATGGCTGCCCAAACCCCGGTTTTCCGCTTTTTTCGGAACCGATCTGGCGAAATGGCTCCGGGAAAGGGATGTGACCCGGTGCGCCGTGGCCGGCATCGCCACCCACATCTGCGTGCTGTCCACGGCCATGGACGCCGTGTGCCATGATTTTAAAACGGCGATCCTGGAGGACTGCTCGGCGAGCTACTCAAAAGAGATACATGAAAAAACCCTGGGGCTTTACCGGAAAAATCCCCTGGCGCCCCTTCTCAGGGTCGCCGCTTCAAAGGATATAATGGAAGAGCTTTGA
- a CDS encoding putative TRAP solute-binding protein (Evidence 3 : Putative function from multiple computational evidences; Product type t : transporter) produces the protein MKRKLVLLTAVFFMAAVSWTFCHAPRAWAGPTLLRYANFPPAPTFPSVQMERWKNQVEKRTGGKVVINTYPGGTLLGAKNMMDGVIAGQADIGCLCMAYQPGRFIVTNATGLPLGIPDAKTGSLALLDLYNKYKPGPFAKVKVLAMFTTAPANIVSKVPVRTLADLKGLDLRASGGAAQILSAWGANPVGMPMPATVEALQKGVVKGLFSSLESIKDFKFAEMCKYVTMTDTVIYPFAVVMNMDSWNALSADVQKVMNDLIREQSLWTGEYMDQHVEDAVKWALDEQGLELIRLPKVVKADWNAKLGFLTEKWVAKANEKGLPGKAIVSDIQALIKKHAR, from the coding sequence ATGAAAAGAAAGCTTGTTTTGTTAACCGCCGTGTTTTTTATGGCCGCTGTTTCCTGGACCTTTTGCCATGCGCCCCGCGCCTGGGCCGGGCCGACTCTTTTAAGATACGCCAACTTTCCTCCGGCCCCCACTTTCCCGTCGGTCCAGATGGAGAGGTGGAAAAACCAGGTGGAAAAACGGACGGGCGGCAAGGTGGTGATCAACACATACCCGGGCGGCACCCTGCTCGGCGCCAAGAATATGATGGACGGCGTCATCGCGGGCCAGGCCGATATCGGATGCCTGTGCATGGCCTACCAGCCCGGCCGGTTCATCGTGACCAACGCCACGGGGCTTCCTTTGGGCATTCCCGACGCCAAGACCGGGAGCCTGGCCCTTCTGGACCTTTACAACAAATACAAACCCGGGCCTTTCGCCAAAGTCAAGGTGCTGGCCATGTTCACCACGGCGCCGGCCAATATCGTGTCCAAGGTTCCGGTCCGGACCCTCGCGGACCTCAAGGGGCTGGATCTCAGGGCTTCGGGGGGCGCGGCCCAGATTTTGAGCGCCTGGGGCGCCAATCCGGTGGGAATGCCCATGCCGGCCACGGTGGAGGCCCTTCAGAAAGGTGTCGTCAAGGGGCTTTTCTCCTCCCTTGAAAGCATCAAGGACTTCAAGTTCGCCGAGATGTGCAAATACGTCACGATGACCGACACGGTCATCTATCCCTTCGCGGTGGTCATGAACATGGATTCCTGGAACGCGCTGTCCGCGGACGTTCAAAAGGTCATGAACGACCTGATCCGGGAGCAGTCTCTCTGGACCGGGGAATACATGGACCAGCACGTGGAAGACGCCGTGAAATGGGCGTTGGACGAGCAGGGCCTGGAGCTGATCCGGCTTCCCAAAGTCGTCAAGGCCGACTGGAACGCCAAACTGGGCTTCCTCACTGAAAAATGGGTGGCCAAGGCCAATGAAAAGGGCCTTCCCGGAAAAGCCATTGTGAGCGATATCCAGGCGTTGATCAAAAAACACGCCCGCTGA
- a CDS encoding Aerobic-type carbon monoxide dehydrogenase, large subunit CoxL/CutL-like protein: protein MKTFSVVGRGVPKLDAIDKATGRARYIQDVTLPGMLFGKILYSEHAHADILNIDTSQAEKIPGVKVVLTGRDVPPGMKMGFYKDNPPIKSGKVRSIRDEVAAVAAVSPEVAAEALGRIRVEYRPLPGVFDPVEAMKDDAPLIHEEAKSNVLKLPWKLHYGDVDAAAEKAAFCVEDSFSTTWVTHCCLGTSGAVAEFDFSNNLSIWTNTQIPSLAHKDFSEALKEMGLSGKKIRVVKPCIGGGFGSKLDTYAYEHIAILLAFHARRPVKILFNRKEEFTATSARQPTLTKIRQGCDADGKLLFRDMSMILDNGAYTSWGATTPTVMMMPITSLYRVENVRYKAKCVYTNNTYAQAMRGYGNPQATFAIESSMDMLAEAAGIDPLEFRRINQNESGDVTPQGLEISSCGMGRCMEEMAEKLGWDQPREKGVGVGMASLIHVGGGARIYKSDGCGTILKMDDYGKVSVFTGATDMGQGADNIVAQIVAEELGVLLEDVSVIHTDTDVCPWDVGAHASRTTFVAGNSALGAARKIKERLVEYAAGLLDADPGDIEIRERRVFAVNDPEKSVGIGKLLRKAHFSKNGQMLMSEFFYDPENENMGKDFKGNMSMTYAFGVHGVRVKVDEETGKVKILDYVAAHDVGKAINPMLLDGQVYGGVMMGAGYALTEELIMKDGEFANPNFRDYKILTAKDVFPAKAPVIETLDPHGPYGAKGIGEPGCVPSAPAIANAVYNAVGARVKSLPITPEKALAGIQRQKNQDSESRETEP, encoded by the coding sequence ATGAAAACGTTTTCCGTTGTCGGTCGCGGCGTTCCCAAACTCGACGCCATTGACAAAGCCACGGGCCGGGCCCGCTACATCCAGGATGTGACCCTTCCGGGCATGCTTTTTGGAAAAATTCTTTACAGTGAGCATGCCCACGCCGACATTTTGAACATCGACACCTCTCAGGCCGAAAAGATTCCCGGGGTCAAGGTGGTTCTGACCGGCCGGGACGTTCCCCCGGGCATGAAGATGGGGTTTTACAAGGACAACCCCCCCATCAAATCCGGGAAAGTCCGCTCCATTCGGGACGAAGTGGCGGCCGTGGCCGCCGTGTCCCCGGAAGTCGCCGCCGAGGCCCTTGGGCGCATCCGGGTGGAATACCGTCCCCTTCCGGGCGTTTTCGACCCGGTGGAGGCCATGAAAGACGACGCGCCCCTGATCCACGAAGAGGCCAAAAGCAATGTGCTCAAACTCCCCTGGAAACTCCATTACGGGGACGTGGACGCCGCCGCCGAAAAGGCGGCTTTTTGCGTGGAGGATTCCTTTTCCACCACATGGGTCACCCATTGCTGCCTGGGGACAAGCGGCGCCGTGGCCGAGTTTGATTTCTCCAACAATCTCTCCATATGGACCAACACCCAGATTCCGTCCCTGGCCCATAAGGATTTTTCCGAAGCGCTGAAGGAAATGGGGCTTTCGGGCAAAAAAATCCGGGTCGTCAAGCCCTGCATCGGGGGGGGATTCGGAAGCAAGCTCGACACCTACGCCTATGAGCACATCGCCATTCTTCTGGCCTTTCACGCCCGCCGGCCGGTGAAGATTCTGTTTAACCGGAAAGAGGAGTTCACGGCCACGTCCGCCCGTCAGCCCACCCTCACGAAAATTCGCCAGGGATGCGACGCCGACGGAAAACTGCTCTTTCGAGACATGTCCATGATCCTGGACAACGGCGCCTACACCTCCTGGGGGGCCACCACCCCCACCGTGATGATGATGCCCATCACCTCCCTGTACCGCGTGGAAAACGTCCGGTACAAAGCCAAATGCGTGTACACCAACAACACCTACGCCCAGGCCATGAGGGGATACGGCAATCCCCAGGCCACTTTCGCCATTGAAAGCTCCATGGACATGCTGGCCGAGGCCGCGGGGATCGATCCCCTGGAGTTCAGAAGAATCAATCAGAACGAGTCCGGAGACGTCACCCCCCAGGGGCTTGAGATCTCCTCCTGCGGGATGGGGCGGTGCATGGAAGAGATGGCCGAGAAGCTGGGATGGGACCAGCCCCGGGAAAAGGGCGTGGGGGTGGGAATGGCCTCCCTGATTCATGTGGGGGGCGGCGCCCGGATATACAAATCCGATGGCTGCGGAACCATTTTAAAAATGGACGATTACGGAAAAGTCAGCGTGTTCACGGGCGCCACGGACATGGGGCAGGGCGCGGACAACATCGTGGCCCAGATCGTGGCCGAGGAGCTGGGGGTTTTGCTGGAGGATGTCAGCGTCATCCACACGGACACGGACGTGTGCCCCTGGGACGTGGGGGCCCACGCCAGCCGAACCACCTTTGTGGCCGGAAACTCGGCCCTGGGAGCGGCCCGAAAGATCAAGGAGCGTCTGGTGGAATACGCCGCCGGGCTTTTGGACGCGGACCCCGGGGACATCGAGATTCGGGAGCGCCGGGTCTTTGCTGTGAATGATCCGGAAAAAAGCGTGGGAATCGGCAAGCTGCTTCGAAAGGCCCATTTTTCGAAAAACGGACAGATGCTCATGTCGGAGTTTTTCTATGACCCCGAAAATGAGAACATGGGAAAGGATTTTAAAGGGAACATGTCCATGACCTACGCCTTCGGGGTCCACGGGGTCCGGGTGAAGGTGGACGAAGAGACCGGGAAAGTGAAAATTCTTGACTATGTGGCCGCCCATGATGTAGGAAAGGCTATCAATCCCATGCTCCTGGACGGCCAGGTTTACGGAGGCGTGATGATGGGGGCCGGCTACGCCCTGACCGAAGAGCTGATCATGAAAGACGGGGAATTCGCCAATCCCAATTTCAGGGATTATAAAATTCTCACCGCCAAGGACGTGTTTCCCGCCAAGGCCCCGGTCATCGAGACGTTGGACCCCCACGGGCCCTACGGAGCCAAGGGCATCGGCGAGCCCGGGTGCGTTCCGTCCGCCCCGGCCATCGCCAACGCCGTTTACAACGCGGTGGGGGCGCGAGTCAAATCTCTGCCCATCACGCCTGAAAAGGCGCTTGCCGGGATACAGAGACAAAAAAACCAGGATTCGGAAAGCCGGGAAACCGAACCCTAA
- a CDS encoding GTP cyclohydrolase 1 type 2 homolog, protein MGPYSFNLKSPQKGAGRGIQKGRAFFIDFHGRNMKTTVADVMRAMESIAPVSLAETWDNPGLQVGKKDHPARVVWVSLDASSEVAKAAVREKADLLVCHHPLIFRPLKSIDVASPAGSVIQTAMAGGLAIFAAHTNLDSAAGGVNDALAEKIGLKNPLPLARGNSRGPGRCKFVTYAPAGHEDRILEAMFEAGAGVIGEYSRCSFMAGGRGSFMPGDASMPFSGEPGEFSKVDEVRIETVAEQSDLPGLVAHVKKAHPYETMAYDVYPLFSVENPAPGPGRVGDLEKKTRLGDLAAQTARKLGLRWAKIAGDPDLWVEKAALCAGSGSGMVKDFIASGAQAYISGDLGHHDALDIAERGLGAIDVGHFASEIWIVERLARRLRRSLARSGVEATVYACPLEKDPFTHIHV, encoded by the coding sequence GTGGGCCCATATTCATTTAATTTAAAAAGCCCCCAAAAGGGGGCTGGGCGTGGCATTCAAAAAGGCCGCGCTTTTTTTATTGATTTTCATGGACGGAATATGAAGACGACTGTGGCCGATGTCATGCGGGCGATGGAGTCCATCGCCCCTGTCTCCCTGGCGGAGACATGGGACAATCCCGGGCTTCAGGTCGGGAAAAAGGACCATCCGGCCCGAGTGGTATGGGTGTCCCTGGACGCCTCTTCAGAGGTGGCGAAGGCCGCTGTCCGGGAAAAGGCCGATCTCTTGGTGTGCCACCATCCTTTGATATTTCGGCCGCTTAAATCTATTGATGTCGCCTCCCCCGCAGGGTCCGTCATCCAGACGGCCATGGCCGGGGGGCTGGCGATTTTCGCCGCCCACACCAATCTGGACAGCGCGGCCGGTGGGGTCAACGACGCGCTGGCTGAGAAAATCGGGTTGAAAAATCCACTCCCCCTGGCGCGGGGAAACAGCCGGGGACCCGGGAGATGCAAGTTTGTGACCTATGCCCCGGCCGGGCATGAGGACCGGATTCTTGAGGCCATGTTTGAGGCGGGCGCCGGCGTCATCGGCGAATATTCCCGGTGCTCATTTATGGCCGGGGGCAGGGGCTCCTTCATGCCCGGGGACGCCTCTATGCCCTTTTCGGGAGAGCCGGGGGAATTTTCCAAAGTTGATGAGGTTCGCATTGAGACAGTGGCGGAGCAAAGCGATTTGCCGGGTCTTGTGGCCCATGTAAAAAAGGCCCATCCCTATGAGACCATGGCCTATGATGTGTACCCGCTTTTTTCCGTCGAAAACCCCGCCCCGGGGCCCGGGCGGGTGGGGGATCTGGAGAAAAAGACGCGTCTGGGGGACCTTGCCGCGCAAACAGCCCGAAAGCTGGGTCTTCGATGGGCCAAAATCGCCGGGGACCCGGATCTTTGGGTGGAAAAAGCGGCCCTTTGCGCGGGAAGCGGATCGGGGATGGTGAAAGATTTTATCGCCTCGGGCGCCCAGGCGTACATCAGCGGCGATCTGGGCCACCATGACGCTTTGGACATCGCCGAAAGGGGGCTGGGCGCCATTGATGTCGGGCATTTCGCCTCGGAGATATGGATTGTGGAAAGGCTTGCCCGTCGTCTGCGCCGGAGCCTGGCGAGATCGGGCGTGGAGGCGACGGTTTATGCGTGCCCGCTGGAGAAAGACCCGTTCACACATATTCACGTTTAA
- the coxS gene encoding Carbon monoxide dehydrogenase small chain, translating to MSKKIVMDLNNEKVTVEIEENWTLLYLLREKLGLKGSKEGCGSGECGACSVIVDGAAVNSCIYPAPEAHGKKITTVEGLAAPDGTLHPLQKSFVENGGIQCGFCSPGMLMSSGALLGENPDPDEEEIKHALAGNICRCTGYVQIIESVKAAAAAITTSSQSKREP from the coding sequence ATGTCAAAAAAGATCGTCATGGATTTAAACAATGAAAAGGTGACGGTGGAGATTGAGGAAAACTGGACCCTGCTGTATCTTTTGAGGGAAAAACTGGGTCTTAAGGGATCAAAGGAGGGCTGCGGAAGCGGCGAATGCGGCGCGTGCTCGGTCATTGTGGACGGCGCGGCCGTCAACTCGTGCATTTATCCGGCCCCGGAGGCCCACGGCAAAAAGATCACCACCGTGGAGGGCCTGGCGGCCCCGGACGGGACCCTTCACCCCCTCCAGAAATCCTTTGTTGAAAACGGCGGGATTCAGTGCGGGTTCTGCTCCCCGGGCATGCTCATGTCATCGGGCGCCCTTTTGGGCGAAAACCCCGACCCCGACGAGGAGGAGATCAAACACGCGCTGGCGGGAAACATCTGCCGGTGCACAGGGTATGTCCAGATCATTGAATCGGTAAAGGCGGCCGCCGCCGCCATAACCACTTCGAGCCAGTCAAAGAGGGAGCCATGA
- a CDS encoding hypothetical protein (Evidence 5 : Unknown function), whose product MLRGFRAVRFVTVLKAAGLKILRAAAVLKARKNKDRPGDGAASGLFPFVLSGWSLKDPGSGLLMLSRPSGARKDPVRIHFMIYFSWQSLRNILRWQNRATRLRI is encoded by the coding sequence ATGTTGCGGGGATTTCGGGCGGTTCGATTCGTTACGGTTTTAAAAGCCGCCGGTTTGAAGATATTGAGGGCTGCCGCTGTGCTTAAGGCCCGGAAAAATAAGGACAGACCGGGAGATGGAGCAGCTTCGGGGCTTTTTCCTTTTGTTTTATCCGGCTGGAGTTTGAAAGACCCGGGATCGGGTCTTCTCATGCTTTCCCGGCCGTCCGGAGCGCGAAAAGACCCGGTCCGGATTCATTTTATGATTTATTTTTCTTGGCAATCGCTTCGAAATATATTAAGGTGGCAAAATCGCGCGACGCGGTTGAGGATTTAA